A part of Terriglobales bacterium genomic DNA contains:
- a CDS encoding glucosaminidase domain-containing protein, whose translation MTRAERLQFIEKLAPYAIKTMRETGIPASVIIAQATIESSDSQGNWGHSPLATEDNNFFGIKARRRNGIPIEPYCEHNTREWNRKLKKYTIEREPFRKFQSIQECFDRHAELLSSEERYQPAMKAVSDPYKFALQLQLCGYATDPNYASMLIGRIKNWDIARFDAAGRSK comes from the coding sequence ATGACTCGCGCCGAGAGATTGCAGTTCATCGAGAAGCTCGCACCTTACGCCATCAAGACGATGAGGGAGACCGGCATTCCCGCGAGCGTCATCATCGCGCAAGCTACGATCGAGAGTTCCGATAGCCAGGGCAACTGGGGACATTCGCCGCTGGCAACCGAGGACAACAACTTTTTCGGCATCAAGGCTCGCCGTCGCAATGGCATTCCCATCGAGCCCTACTGCGAGCACAACACGCGCGAGTGGAACCGGAAGCTGAAGAAGTACACCATCGAGCGCGAGCCCTTCCGGAAATTCCAATCCATCCAGGAGTGCTTTGACCGCCATGCCGAACTGCTCTCGTCCGAAGAGCGCTACCAGCCGGCCATGAAGGCGGTCAGCGATCCGTACAAGTTTGCGCTGCAGTTGCAGCTCTGCGGTTATGCGACCGATCCGAACTACGCGTCGATGCTGATCGGCCGAATCAAGAACTGGGACATTGCGCGTTTCGACGCGGCAGGAAGGAGCAAGTAA